The DNA sequence AGGTATTCTATTGAAGAACTACTTCCTGTAATGCAAGTACAAAAAGGTGGTGTCTGAGGTTAGAGACCTCCAGGACTATACCTGGACGGAAtgcctcctcctgtagtcaatgagtgtcttCATGGGGAGCATTAATATCTGGTGTGTGCTCTATGAGCTATGTCTCTATAATCAAggggtgtcctcgttgggagattTCGGAATATCTTGCTCTTTGCACCCAAAaacttgggatcacttgtcctgtaattTGTTAAGGGCTCCTTATCTAGGGATAAGAATGCGTCCAATATTTGGGGTAAACCATGgttatacctgcgtccacggattagagaaacagctggtagcggagggttatcctcgGCCGAGGAGACGCCTTATCCGCGAAGTCTCGAAGCCATGAACGAGCATTGGGCCTTTGTGGTTAGACCTCATCGACGGatattcctaaagctagtagaacACAGGTTCCGATAGGTTTTCTACCGGAATTACTCGGGATGAGAAATCTAAGCACATTAGGTTTCCTATttcccaagaactacgttggTTTGATTTCCTATcaatagggatacgtaggcaaatttTAAGGGGTCTGAAGTTAGCGCAAAGGAGGCACCACTAACCCTAAACAATCTCATCCACCATTAAAACATGACCACCACGCTCTGTTCAATATTTCAGCAATGAACCACCGTCACATATATTGTTTCCGGTAACATACCTCGAATTTTGTTATTACCAAATTGCTCCGTCAACGaaatatctcatatttaaaattatttagtaATATATCAACTTATTAAAGTTACATTAAAATCTCTATAAACTAATATCGGTGAGATcattaaattttattaatttattgagATTGTTGAATTATCAAGGTTAATTTAAATTGACCCTATTATAACAAGTACAAAAATTTGtgttaaaaatattaatttataatgaataattaatttatcaattactccctccgtctcaATTTATTTGTCATATTTGATTTTTTGCGGTCAAACTGACTCAATTTTGACTGAAAATTTCATATAGTATATAAtcgaaaaaaattataaaaattatatcattagaaACTACATGTAATCTATTTTAATACGTATTCCtcgatttttcaaaatattgaaaAATTGATATTTAATTTATAGTTAAAATTGAGTCAAATTAATCACAAAAAGTCAAATAAGACAGATAAATTGGAACGGAGGGAATATTAATTAGCGAGACTTCACTTCATATTcctatatatatttaaaatactCGTACAATATATTGTCTCTTCAGTATTTATGGACTTGCTTTATTTTCCTCGTATCGGTAATTCCAAACGTGTTTGATTTGTATTGTACTGTGCGCGGACTTTACGAGATTAGAAATCGAAGAAAACAACGTTTTCCAAATCATCCACCTAAACTCtcctgtctctctctctctctcgatctctctgactctctctctctcttaaaaGCAAGTCATTACATTACATCTCTCTCAACAGATTCATCAACTCTCTGTTGTTTTAAAACACACGGAACTGCAAGTCTCCATAGCAACATATATTTAGACTTACATATATAAGCTATGGCGGCTACGAGTTTTGTCAAGTTGAATGCAACCTCATCACAGTGGATCGGTCAACGACCGTTTAGTCAACGCTCTGGATTAACCTCCTTTTGTCCAGCTCGTCGGGTTTCTGTTGTTCGGGCCGGATCTTACAGTGAAGAGCTTGTTAAAACTGCTGTAACTTTCTCACCTTGTGTATTTAATATAATTGTTTAAATGTTGTGTTCAAGTGTACATTTGTGTGTGAATTAATTTAATTTGTGATCGATTTTGATTTTAGTATGTGTTGTAAATTTATTGAAGAGTGTTGATTGCTAGTTTTGTTTGATTATTGTTTTCATTAAGAATAATGATCTGATCGACATATGAATATGTATAATGAATTCGCGCAAACATTTTATTTCATTTCTGTCATTCTTTTGGTTGCTTGGGATTTAAATGAATGAAACTACATAAGAGTGTGTTGCATGTGAAAAACAAATAGGTTGTATTAAAAAAAATTGCGAGTAATGCTAGCAGGTATACCAAATTGGAACCGAAATAAATCATGAATATTGATGTTGAGATGTGCAGTTGGTTGTAATTAGATGTGTACCCCTGTGGCCCCTTTTTCTGAGAAAAAATAGTTATGAAAGTTGTTTGGAATCATGAAAATGTAGGATGATTTTATAAATCAAAATAAGGGAGCAATCTGATGTAATTTATCatgttttgtattttattttgtttttgttaTAGAAAACTATTGCGTCCCCTGGTCGGGGTATTCTTGCCATTGACGAGTCCAATGCAACCTGTGGGAAGAGATTGGCATCTATTGGATTGGACAATACCGAGGTCAACAGACAGGCTTATAGGCAACTTTTGCTGACTACTCCTGGTCTGGGTGAATACATTTCCGGGGCCATTATGTTTGAAGAGACACTCTTCCAATCAACAACAGATGGAAAGAAGATGGTTGACTGCTTGCTTGAACAAAATATTGTCCCCGGCATCAAAGTTGACAAGGTGTGTAATTTACACTTCAGAGAAAACTTCAATCCATATTCATACACTAAAACTTTGTctaaaatttcatttttaaataattattgttATCTTCTTACACTTCCGTTCAGGGTTTGGTTCCCCTGCCAGGTTCCAACAATGAGTCTTGGTGTCAAGGGTTAGATGGATTGGCTTCTAGATCGGCTGAATACTACAATCAAGGTGCTCGCTTTGCAAAGTGGTGAGTTATCTTTATTTCTTTTTAacatttttgaaattttttaggAAACTTGTTTTAATTTTGTTATTGGAGAAAGTATAGTTCCTGGCATATCTAATCTTTTTAGAGGTGTTTTTATATCTAGGCGCACAGTTGTCAGTATTCCTTGTGGTCCTTCTGCATTGGCCGTTAAAGAAGCTGCATGGGGACTTGCACGTTATGCTGCTATATCTCAGGTATCTCCTTGTGGTTTGTTTAACTagtttgattttaattaattGGTTGAAAGTAGCAGAATATAATTTGAATGATACACAGATACTTATTGAAATACTTGACCTTGTTGAGGATATTTTAATTGGGCAGATTTTATCATCAAATTAAACTTAGGAAGCAAACAGTCAATGTAAAGTGTCTATTTGTTCATCCATGAATGAATCTTTGCTGACTATGATCTTTATCCATAAATTTTGGGCTGGTTGTACACCAAATATCAAATATATGTCCGCATCTCTTTTGATTAAATGCAATACTATAGTAGCCATGTATGAAAACAAATCACCATCTATGAACTTTATGCTaacaaaattttattttgttttgttttaagaTAAAACCTTACATGTACTCAGTTATTTAAGATACAGCCTTTGATATTTTTGTATTCCCTTAGAAAACACTAACAGAATTTCTATTGTGTTTCAACTACAATGACTTAAGCTGAAGTCTAATTGCTTTCCCCATCGCTTTTAGTTGTTTACAATGACAATTTATGCTATTCTGACATCTTGTGCAGGATAATGGTCTAGTGCCCATAGTGGAGCCTGAGATTCTTCTTGATGGGGATCACTCAATTGATAGGACACTGGAAGTGGCAGAGAAAGTATGGTCCGAAGTCTTTTATTACCTGGCAGAAAATAATGTGATGTTTGAGGGAATTCTACTCAAACCCAGCATGGTGACTCCAGGAGCTGAGCACAAGGAGAAGGCTTCTCCAGAGACCATTGCGAAATATACACTCACCATGCTTAAGAGGAGAGTACCTCCTGCGGTTCCGGGAATTATGGTACGTGATTTGAGTCATTCCTAATTTCTATCTTGATATTGTTTTTACTTGATTATTAGTCCGTTTTTTTTAAAACCAATAGTATATCGAGTTACTACTTGGCCATATGTAGGAGACTTATACTAAAAATCACCTCTTATAATCATGTGGTTTAGAACTGAGAACTTGAGtctcagaacttgattattgTGAATATGATTGATCACCTTGCATATTTCTCGTTCTTTTCTTTACATTATTTTAAAGTTCTATATTATAAATACATTGTGATAATTATCAGTTCTAAATATTTTAACAGAATACTTGTTTACAATATGTATAGTTTTTGTCTGGAGGACAGTCTGAAATGGAAGCTACACTGAACCTAAACGCAATGAATCAGACCCCCAACCCCTGGCATGTATCTTTCTCTTATGCACGTGCTCTGCAGAACACAGTCCTAAAAACATGGCAAGGACTTCCTGAGAATGTCGATGCTGCGAAACAATCTCTTTTGGTGCGTGCAAAGGCTAATTCCCTGGCACAACTTGGCAAGTACACTGCTGATGGTGAGAGCGATGATGCTAAGAAAGGGATGTTTGTTAAGGGTTATACCTATTAAGTCCAAATTAGTAGCAAAGGACAGCACTTGTTTAGTAGTGAGTAGTACTAGATCTTTACTGTATCCTTTGGGAACCTTCTGGTTTTTTATGGCAATGAATGCTGAGAAAGACTTGCTCTAGGGACTAAGCTTTGATTTTACCCACATACTTTGTTTAAGGAATTGTTACGAAGAAATTTGTCTATTAGTGTCACTCGAGGTTATGTAATACGATATATACTCGTAATTTTATAGATTCCTATTTGTCCCGATCACAAAAAACGGAGTAGCATGTGTTTACTTGGTTTTGATATTTGTCAATGTTTAATGAATATGTACCGGTCTAGGGTGTACACGTTCGGATTGGTCGGGTTCGGAGATTTTAACAACCCAAACTAATTAAATCGggtttataaattttaaaatcaacccataaaatataaatttttaatctAATCCATTTAACGTACTTCGGTTTGGATTAATTTGGGTTGGAATGTTCGGTTAAAAAACAAGTAACTAATTTTTATGaaataataataaacaagtaACTTTTTAATTTGTATCAgtttgtatattttttttttgaaatccAAAAGCAAAATCATTAGAATAAAAGAAGCAGTCACGaatgtataatatatatatatagatactaAACTGCTCCATTGTGTAGGTGGGACTTTATTTGAACCGGAttctacataaatttaaacttAACTTATTAACCATGTTCATTATTTAAAGGGGCTTATAATAATAGCAGAAAGTCTCAGTGTTATTGTAACGCCATCACCAGGATAGACAGCTAAGGTAATAtattaatgtatatatattttcTAATCGGGTTGGATTGGTTCAgttaaaaaaaacgaaacccaTATCCAATCCATTTAAATCGGGTTCACCATTTTTCAATCCAATTATATTCGGTTTAAAAAAATTCGGTTTGGATCGGGTGAAATAGTGTCGGTTTGGATTATGTTGGGCGGTTTAACCCGAACCGTGTACAATACCGGTCATTTCTTTGTCGAACGCATTATATAGCGCCCTTTTTTTGGGAAATGTTGGGTAAGacataaattaattttataaccTTATAtctatatattaatttttttagttACATGATTATAATTTAACTGAAAATATTTTAAACTAGAGTGAAGGTCGATAATactaaaattttcaaaaaaaataaaatattcatatttGATAAATGTGAACCAAAATATTGACTACATAAATAAATCGCTCACGAATAATGATCAATTATCGAGTATAATCTTTAATACTCttgatagtacatatagctcctgggaggactactcctaggctTTTAATTCTATACAACTCCTAGGAGGACTACTCCTAAACTCCAAACTCCATATAGCTCCTGGGAGGGCTACTCCTAGGCTCCTACCTCCACATAGCTCCTGGGAGTACTACTCCTAGCCTCCTAACTACacgcagctcctggaaggactaggCTCCCAACTACatacagctcctggaaggactagtccTAGACTCCTAattccatacagctcctgggaggatTAGTCCTagactcctaactccatacagctcctagAAGGACTGGCCCCagactcctaactccatacagctcctgggaggatTAGTCCTAGCCTCCCAACTCAGTCTAGTCCTAACACTACAGTCCTGACTAGTCCAGTCCCGCGACCCCAACCTTGAGtaatcccagcacgtgagacgcTGACCCAAGCACATGATGGGAGTAACTGTCACGCATCAATCATGGAAATAATCaaggcacgtgtcagaggatcctcaaaACATTCATCGGCCAGTCCCGCACTGACAcatgtaaagcatccactcccgtcaggtgtcctccgctcccagaaccaatggctacgattcaaaggtaccaaccccaaaaccctatccttgggctataaatagcccaagaaggtgagattttggggttaatcattctttcacactcatatacacacacagccaccgtACATTCATATTCATCctcatcttcccaaaaagctagttcttactctcacgccggaggcgccgcgggactccaagcccccttccggtgttgttttataggaacccaaccacagctacacctctacagcggcgaaggatccaggacggcgtcgaaggagcagccccgccaccaagagttatcatttggcgctagaattaattttctaagtaaagaagccaccactagtctggacaagatattagtcaggactagagcaaccatatttacttagaattaagGCAAAAAGTAATCCTGGTCTGGGGCCATGCTTGAACCTGGACTAGCACAATGATCTTATACTTAGAAAtattttttctaaggcaaaaaacAATCCTAGTCTGGGGCCATGCTTGAACCCGGACTACCACAATGATCTTATActtagaaaaaaaaattccaaggcAAAAAGCAAAACATTTCTCTCCTTCAACCCGGATCGGGGCAATAAACAAGCGCATTTTTCTCAAAGTAGACAAATTTTCTCTACTTAGACTTGGGTTGGTCTCTACATACCCAACCCGGATTGGGGGCAATAAAACAACAAGTTTTCCTCTCAAGCCAGCACAACTCTCCATCTTTGAATCCATATTGGTCTTACATAGTCCAGTAATACCCTGGGTCCCGCAACACCCTAATCCAGCAACACCCGGGTCCAACAACAACCAGGTCCAAGGACACCAATGTCGAGGAACGCCCGGGTCCAACAACACACGGGTCCAGCAACAACATCTAGGTCCCGCAACACCCCGGGTCCAGCAACACCCGGGTCCAGCAATATCCCGGGTCCAGCAATATCGCGGGTCCCGCAACACCTAGGTCCCGCAACACCCCGGGACCAGCAACACCCGGGTCCAGCAACACCCAAGTCCAGCAACACCCGAGTCCAGCAACAACATCTAGGTCCCGTAACACCTAAGTCCCTCAACACCTAAGTCCCTCAACACCTAAGTCCCAGGTCCAGCAACACCCGGGTCCAGCAACACCCCGATCCAGCAATACCCCGGGTCCCGCAACACCCGGGTCCAACAACAACCAGGTCCAAGGACACCAATGTCGAGGAACGCCCGGGTCCAGCAACACCCCGGTCCAGCAATACTCTGGGTCCCGCAACACCCGAGTCCAGCAACACTCGGGTCCAGCAACACCTGGGTCCAACAACACCCCGGTCCAGCAATATCCCAGGTCCCGCAACACCCTCGTCCAGCAACATCCGGGTCCAGCAACACCCAGGTCCAAGGACACCGAGGTCGAGGAACGCCCGGGTCCAGCAATAACACCTAGGTCCAAGAACAACACCTAGGTCCAACAACACCCAGGTCTAACAACAACATCTAGGTCCCGTAACACCCCGGTCCAACAATACCCCAGGTCCCGCAACACCCTAGTCCAGCAACATCCGGGTCCAGCAATACCCCGGTCCAAGGACACTGAGGTCGAGGAACGCCCGAGTCCAGCAACAACACCTAGGTCCAAGAACAACACCTAGGTCCGGCAACAACATCTTGGTCCCGCAACACCCCGGTCCAGCAATACCTCGGGTCCCGCAACATCCTAGTCCAGCAACATCCGGGTCTAGCAACGCCCGAGTCCAACACACTTGGACTCGACAACAACTGAAATTCTTCAACACAAGTCCGGGTAGTCTATTGCAACGCAATCCAGACTAGGGGGCAAGAAAATTACAAAATCTTCTAAGGACAACCaactttagtcctgattcgctgaactcaacgcaatccggattgggggcaagaaa is a window from the Apium graveolens cultivar Ventura chromosome 1, ASM990537v1, whole genome shotgun sequence genome containing:
- the LOC141674163 gene encoding fructose-bisphosphate aldolase 1, chloroplastic-like produces the protein MAATSFVKLNATSSQWIGQRPFSQRSGLTSFCPARRVSVVRAGSYSEELVKTAKTIASPGRGILAIDESNATCGKRLASIGLDNTEVNRQAYRQLLLTTPGLGEYISGAIMFEETLFQSTTDGKKMVDCLLEQNIVPGIKVDKGLVPLPGSNNESWCQGLDGLASRSAEYYNQGARFAKWRTVVSIPCGPSALAVKEAAWGLARYAAISQDNGLVPIVEPEILLDGDHSIDRTLEVAEKVWSEVFYYLAENNVMFEGILLKPSMVTPGAEHKEKASPETIAKYTLTMLKRRVPPAVPGIMFLSGGQSEMEATLNLNAMNQTPNPWHVSFSYARALQNTVLKTWQGLPENVDAAKQSLLVRAKANSLAQLGKYTADGESDDAKKGMFVKGYTY